The Periplaneta americana isolate PAMFEO1 chromosome 2, P.americana_PAMFEO1_priV1, whole genome shotgun sequence genome has a window encoding:
- the LOC138694623 gene encoding cytochrome P450 4C1-like, which produces MWITVVSFFVVCIAAVIYVTLKNNRKIHLLSTLPGPSLFSALKVAFIIGFCDYSQVFKIVKDLFDTYGSIVSGWYGPIPMILLKDPQRIETLCKQDKVLKRFPDIVHKKILEPIFKSGIIAIEGEEWKRHRRILNIAFHNNILEKYVNNFDKNSNILANRIEEYADGSFQALYVLFTQCTIDIVVENIFGHTLDTQKRNDIAVVENLEGAVEMMSRKVLKPWLCMEIIFNMSEASRKQASIASFLHGMVNKEIDYSLTQYETMTQNGENIEEYMKTKGRLTDILTNSSELSRDDLIGEITSVTGAGGETSSTVCCFALALLCENQDIQERVMKEQIKIFNKNMHAPVANEHLIQMTYLEQVVKETLRLYPAVPHVYRNTVDEVDLGNGEIIPEGSLVVISAYVIHRDKDYFPNPDKFDPDRFTPENSVGRHLYSYIPFGFGRRMCVGYKFAMMEMKTILSTVIRRYHFIAVEGGMDRINESLQLGIVMKPLTDFKFKFVPRKLYNVE; this is translated from the exons ATGTGGATAACTGTTGTATCGTTCTTTGTCGTTTGCATTGCTGCTGTAATTTATGTAAcactgaaaaataatcgtaagaTTCATCTGCTATCTACGTTACCTGGACCATCTTTATTTTCTGCTCTAAAAGTCGCTTTCATCATTGGATTTTGTGACTACAGTCAAGTTTTTAAAATCGTCAAAGACTTATTTGATACCTACGGATCCATAGTGAGCGGATGGTATGGACCGATACCGATGATACTACTCAAAGATCCTCAACGTATTGAAACGTTATGCAAACAAGATAAGGTCTTGAAGAGATTTCCAGACATAGTGCATAAAAAAATTTTGGAACCTATATTCAAAAGCGGAATAATAGCAATTGAGGGCGAAGAATGGAAAAGACACAGACGTATTCTCAACATTGCATTCCACAACAACATTCTGgagaaatatgtaaataactttGATAAAAATAGCAATATTCTCGCGAATAGAATAGAAGAGTATGCGGATGGTAGTTTTCAAGCACTATATGTTCTTTTTACTCAGTGTACAATTGACATTGTTGTTGAAAATATATTTGGACATACGCTGGATACTCAAAAGAGGAATGATATTGCAGTAGTAGAAAACCTCGAAGGTGCAGTAGAGATGATGTCAAGAAAAGTATTGAAACCGTGGTTGTGCATGGAAATAATATTCAACATGTCAGAAGCAAGTCGGAAACAAGCATCTATTGCCTCCTTCCTTCATGGTATGGTCAACAAAGAAATTGACTACAGTTTAACTCAGTATGAAACAATGACACAGAATGGAGAAAACATAGAGGAATACATGAAGACAAAGGGAAGATTGACCGACATCCTAACAAATTCTTCAGAACTGAGTAGGGACGATCTTATTGGAGAAATAACTTCCGTTACAGGTGCAGGAGGGGAGACCAGTTCAACTGTGTGCTGTTTTGCATTGGCACTACTTTGTGAAAATCAAGATATCCAAGAAAGAGTTatgaaagaacaaataaaaatatttaataaaaatatgcacGCTCCAGTTGCAAATGAACATCTCATTCAAATGACATATCTCGAACAG gtagTGAAAGAAACTCTGAGACTCTATCCGGCTGTTCCTCATGTATATAGGAATACAGTGGATGAAGTCGACCTCGGAAATGGAGAAATAATTCCGGAAGGAAGCCTCGTGGTTATCAGCGCTTACGTTATCCATCGCGACAAGGACTACTTTCCCAATCCTGATAAATTTGATCCTGATAGATTTACACCTGAGAACTCTGTGGGCAGACATCTTTATTCATACATACCCTTCGGATTTGGACGCAGAATGTGCGTGGGGTATAAATTCGCTATGATGGAAATGAAGACCATCCTGTCTACAGTCATCAGAAGATATCACTTCATAGCAGTAGAAGGTGGTATGGACAGAATCAACGAAAGCTTGCAGTTGGGAATTGTAATGAAACCACTAactgatttcaaatttaaatttgtacCCAGGAAATTATATAATGTTGAATAG